The Neodiprion lecontei isolate iyNeoLeco1 chromosome 2, iyNeoLeco1.1, whole genome shotgun sequence genome segment AGAAAACCCTGAGCAAATAAATGATGctaaatcaaaaaatgatgaaaaagaCAAAACCGACGGGATCACTTCTCTCGAGCGCAAAAAGTCCTTCCGCAAAACTTTGAGCACCTCACTGACTGATGAATCTATGAAAAAAGCCGTCGGCGTTACCGATCCTGAGCTACTGGATAAATTAGATAGTCTTGCTCGTCCAATAACTAGAGAGGTCAGAGTGACAATAAATATAGCCAATATACTCAGCTACTTcccaatttttaaataataccATGCATAGGCTATAAACCTCAACAAGTTCTAATAAATTCTTAATATGCTGGTAGtagatttaaataaatttgctaattttttaagatatgtaattgtaaataattaatttaggTTCGACCTAGTAGACCGGGCGAAAAGCTGCCACCAAAAATTGATACGGCTAGTTACCTTGATGGTAACAAAATAAACTATGGTAGATTGTTGACAGATGAAGTACTCGCTGTTGATAGACTGTTGGTGGATGctgcaaagaaaaatatggaTGTGGCTGGTAATTGTTTTCAAGTCATCATCTACTTATTATTGAAGATTgtctctcacaatcagtaatATTTCATCTGTATCTTACAAAACtgaattgtgaaataaatGAGTTGATCGGGATTCATCGAAGCTAAATCTTTCCTCCGGGTGACAAATTCTACACAGTAAGCTTGGGACAAAAGGATCTGCTAATcttaatattgaaattaatacgTTATTAGGCACTACTGCTTTGATAGCTCTACTAGAAGGCAACAAGCTGATTGTTGCCAATGTTGGGGATTCAAGAGGTGTAATGTGTGATGGAAAAGGCAATGCAATCCCACTGTCCTTTGATCATAAGCCACAACAGGTATGCCCTCAAGTGACACTATATGCAGTCAGATATGCCGTGACTTAGCAGTAAAGTAACATAGATTcacaaattcattttcatttacagGGTGGtgtaacaattttctttctctgtaTCAAATGATGACAAAATATTATTCGCTTCATAAATGTTCTTACAGCGACGGGAGAGTAAGCGAATCAAGGAAGCTGGGGGTTTTGTCACGTTTAATGGAGTCTGGAGAGTAGCTGGGATCTTAGCAACATCCAGAGCTCTCGGAGATTACCCTTTGAAGGATAAAAAGCTAGTGATTGCTGATCCTGATATTCTAACTTTCGACCTGAGTGATCATAATCCAATGTTCCTTGTCCTAGCATCTGATGGACTCTGGGATACATTCACAAATGAGGAAGCTGTTGCCTTTATCAAGGAACGTATTAATGAACCTCACTATGGTGCTAAAAGTATTACTCTACAAAGTTATTACAGGTAAATTATATCTCACCGTATTTCTATCtacgttattttatttcaaaacgaataattataaacATGATAAAAAGCCTTGATGTTAGTATTCTTTGAatcattttgtcaaatttatattCCAGGGGATCCTTGGACAATATTACAGTTGTTGTGATCAACTTGAAGGATCGTAAGTATAGTACAGCTACATCGAAACGAGTTTAATAAACTCATGCTAAATAATGTTTGGCTCCTAAAAGTTATTAAACAGATAtcaagtgtaaaaattttctagtcATTCATGTAACTACTAAAaagtaatttaaataataacatTTCACCTTCTGTCTGCGATAATATGGTCATAATTTCAAACTATATTTGATTAAGAGTGTCTGGAAACTATTAACGgcaattaaattcattaactTTTCTAAATACCCGTGCATAAGACCGCAGAAATATTTCGACTTTGACCTATCAATGCCTGTGCAAACTTTGTAAGGTGACAAATCATTATATAGGCAATACTGCAAATGAATAATCACATACTAGCAT includes the following:
- the LOC107226189 gene encoding protein phosphatase 1L; this translates as MEDELEDKVLYQTYVSHMKLISKFAVGIPTGFNTGINTPIGYLWRIMRIYVLKPEILVCGAVLVVMLFYLQAVDVWSRTLLGRIQYTLGRSTSKVSKLQFLVNSSVSSGEKLSWELKEGYISAYAVQGRRARMEDRFVVNDDINCTGVSLFAVFDGHGGEFAANYARDKLIPNINNKVIELKDMIAGRPSRIKPENPEQINDAKSKNDEKDKTDGITSLERKKSFRKTLSTSLTDESMKKAVGVTDPELLDKLDSLARPITREVRPSRPGEKLPPKIDTASYLDGNKINYGRLLTDEVLAVDRLLVDAAKKNMDVAGTTALIALLEGNKLIVANVGDSRGVMCDGKGNAIPLSFDHKPQQRRESKRIKEAGGFVTFNGVWRVAGILATSRALGDYPLKDKKLVIADPDILTFDLSDHNPMFLVLASDGLWDTFTNEEAVAFIKERINEPHYGAKSITLQSYYRGSLDNITVVVINLKDRKYSTATSKRV